A section of the Pueribacillus theae genome encodes:
- a CDS encoding YtoQ family protein has protein sequence MELVVYLAGQIHDNWRDEIREKASKLGLPITFVGPMENHDRSDHIGEEILGPQPNKMLVDDAASDLNNLRTEVLLSKADVVIACFGEKYKQWNTAMDASAAISKNKPLILIRPESLIHPLKEIANKASVVCETADQAVKALSYIFETE, from the coding sequence ATGGAATTAGTTGTTTATCTAGCAGGCCAAATTCATGATAATTGGAGAGATGAAATTAGAGAAAAAGCAAGTAAACTGGGCTTGCCGATCACATTCGTCGGGCCGATGGAAAACCACGATCGTTCGGATCACATCGGGGAAGAAATTCTTGGGCCGCAGCCAAACAAAATGTTAGTGGACGATGCCGCGTCCGATTTGAATAATTTAAGAACAGAGGTGCTGCTCTCTAAAGCTGACGTTGTCATTGCATGTTTCGGTGAAAAATATAAACAATGGAATACGGCAATGGACGCTTCAGCTGCAATCTCCAAAAACAAGCCGCTTATTTTAATTCGTCCTGAGTCGCTCATCCATCCATTAAAAGAAATTGCGAATAAAGCAAGCGTAGTCTGTGAAACAGCGGATCAAGCCGTTAAAGCTTTATCCTATATTTTTGAAACGGAGTAA
- a CDS encoding DUF84 family protein, with translation MNVAVGSKNRAKLLAVERIASDMGMNVFVHPVPSGVSPQPLSDNETKEGALNRARGALQHPKCSIGIGLEGGVDKLENQWFVCNWGALVDAGGIEIVSSGARFLLPKAVCCELVKGKELSTVMDEFAGKKNIGQSEGAVGIFTNGLVTRSEMYEHLVKILFGQYLFYKKRF, from the coding sequence ATGAACGTTGCTGTCGGTTCAAAAAATCGGGCAAAATTGTTGGCGGTTGAAAGAATAGCATCAGATATGGGCATGAACGTATTCGTCCATCCAGTCCCTTCAGGCGTTTCTCCCCAGCCGCTTTCAGATAACGAAACGAAGGAAGGCGCGCTCAACCGTGCCAGGGGAGCATTGCAACACCCGAAATGCAGCATCGGGATTGGTCTTGAGGGTGGTGTAGACAAGTTGGAAAATCAATGGTTCGTCTGCAATTGGGGAGCTCTTGTCGATGCAGGCGGAATTGAAATCGTGAGCAGTGGTGCACGCTTTTTGCTCCCGAAAGCCGTTTGCTGCGAGCTTGTAAAGGGGAAAGAGCTCAGCACTGTCATGGATGAATTTGCCGGCAAGAAAAATATAGGGCAAAGTGAGGGTGCTGTCGGAATTTTTACGAACGGCCTTGTCACTCGAAGCGAGATGTACGAACATCTCGTTAAAATTCTTTTTGGACAATATTTATTTTATAAAAAACGCTTCTGA
- a CDS encoding M42 family metallopeptidase: MNKETKELFKTLTELRGAPGFEQHVRNFMEKELEKYADAIIRDNLGSLFGVKNVSGNGPRVMVAGHMDEVGFMVTDITEEGMVRFQTLGGWWSQVLLAQRVEIETKNGAVPGVIASIPPHLLKEEQRKKPMDIKNMLIDVGADDKTDAERLGIRPGQPITPVCPFTPMANEKKILAKAWDNRYGCGLAIELLKELKDEKLPNQLFSGATVQEEVGLRGAQTAADLINPDIFYALDASPANDMSGDKQAFGKLGKGTLLRIYDGSMVTHRGMREFILDTAESKKIPYQFFVSAGGTDAGRVHLSGAGVPSAVVGICSRYIHTSASIIHIDDYAAAKELLIALVKSTDESTVNSIRVNS, from the coding sequence ATGAATAAAGAAACGAAGGAACTTTTCAAAACATTAACAGAGCTAAGAGGAGCGCCGGGTTTCGAACAACATGTCCGAAATTTTATGGAAAAGGAACTTGAGAAATATGCAGACGCTATTATCCGAGACAATTTAGGCAGCTTGTTTGGTGTGAAAAACGTGTCAGGCAATGGGCCGCGTGTTATGGTTGCGGGACATATGGATGAAGTTGGATTTATGGTGACAGATATTACAGAAGAAGGCATGGTGCGTTTTCAGACGCTCGGCGGCTGGTGGAGTCAAGTATTGCTCGCTCAGCGCGTTGAAATCGAAACGAAAAACGGCGCTGTTCCAGGCGTAATCGCTTCGATTCCTCCGCATTTATTAAAAGAGGAACAAAGAAAAAAACCGATGGACATTAAAAACATGCTGATCGATGTTGGGGCAGATGATAAAACGGACGCCGAAAGGCTTGGCATTCGCCCTGGCCAGCCGATTACACCGGTTTGTCCATTCACACCGATGGCAAACGAAAAGAAAATTCTCGCAAAGGCGTGGGATAACCGTTATGGCTGCGGGCTTGCAATCGAACTTTTAAAGGAATTAAAAGATGAGAAATTGCCTAACCAACTATTTTCGGGAGCGACTGTTCAAGAAGAAGTCGGGCTTCGCGGAGCCCAGACGGCTGCGGATCTTATTAACCCGGATATTTTTTATGCACTTGATGCGAGCCCGGCCAATGATATGTCAGGGGATAAACAAGCATTTGGTAAACTTGGCAAAGGGACACTGCTTCGCATCTATGATGGTTCAATGGTTACCCATAGAGGAATGAGGGAATTTATTTTAGATACGGCAGAGTCGAAAAAAATTCCTTATCAGTTTTTTGTGTCAGCAGGCGGAACGGATGCAGGGCGGGTACACCTGTCAGGAGCCGGCGTACCATCGGCTGTTGTCGGTATTTGTTCACGTTATATCCATACATCTGCCTCAATTATCCATATAGATGATTATGCCGCTGCAAAAGAGCTTTTAATCGCCCTCGTCAAATCAACAGATGAATCTACAGTGAATTCAATTCGGGTCAACAGCTAA
- a CDS encoding PepSY domain-containing protein, with translation MKVYSFLAGTALGLIAGLTISKQLEDKGITPEKALKKVKDELKGKLAIEGSWIQMIPEKLQNDKLEYTVYRGGLTSNEENNVTYYDFAVDTKTGAILEFKNHN, from the coding sequence ATGAAAGTCTACTCTTTCCTGGCAGGAACCGCACTCGGTTTAATCGCGGGGCTAACCATTTCAAAGCAACTTGAAGATAAGGGCATTACCCCTGAAAAAGCTTTAAAAAAGGTGAAGGATGAATTAAAGGGAAAGCTGGCTATTGAAGGCTCGTGGATCCAAATGATTCCCGAAAAACTGCAAAACGACAAACTTGAATATACGGTTTACCGCGGAGGGCTAACTTCCAATGAAGAAAACAATGTAACCTATTACGATTTTGCCGTTGATACAAAAACCGGAGCCATACTAGAATTTAAGAATCACAATTAA